A DNA window from Equus quagga isolate Etosha38 chromosome 21, UCLA_HA_Equagga_1.0, whole genome shotgun sequence contains the following coding sequences:
- the LOC124231351 gene encoding calponin-3-like, whose translation MTHFNKGPSYGLSAEVKNKIASKYDHQAEEDLRNWIEEVTGMSIGTNFQLGLKDGIILCELINKLQPGSVKKVNESSLNWPQLENIGNFIKAIQAYGMKPHDIFEANDLFENGNMTQVQTTLVALAGLAKTKGFHTTIDVGVKYAEKQTRRFDEGKLKAGQSVIGLQMGTNKCTSQAGMTAYGTRRHLYDPKMQTDKPFDQTTISLQMGTNKGASQAGMLAPGTRRDIYDQKLTLQPVDNSTISLQMGTNKVASQKGMSVYGLGRQVYDPKYCAAPTEPVIHNGSQGTGTNGSEISDSDYQAEYPDEYHGEYQDDYPRDYQYGDQGLDY comes from the coding sequence ATGACCCACTTCAACAAGGGCCCTTCCTACGGGCTCTCGGCCGAGGTCAAGAACAAGATTGCTTCCAAGTATGATCACCAGGCAGAAGAAGATCTTCGCAATTGGATAGAAGAGGTGACAGGCATGAGCATTGGCACCAACTTTCAGCTGGGCTTAAAAGATGGCATAATCCTCTGCGAACTCATTAACAAGCTACAGCCAGGCTCAGTGAAGAAGGTCAACGAGTCCTCCTTAAACTGGCCTCAGTTGGAGAATATTGGCAACTTCATTAAAGCTATTCAGGCTTATGGTATGAAGCCACATGACATATTTGAAGCAAATGATCTTTTTGAGAATGGAAACATGACCCAGGTTCAGACTACGCTGGTGGCTCTAGCAGGTCTGGCTAAAACAAAAGGATTCCATACAACCATTGACGTTGGAGTTAAGtatgcagaaaaacaaacaagacgttttgatgaaggaaaattaaaggctGGCCAGAGTGTAATTGGTTTGCAGATGGGAACCAACAAATGCACCAGCCAAGCAGGTATGACAGCCTATGGGACTAGGAGGCATCTTTATGATCCCAAAATGCAAACTGACAAACCTTTTGACCAGACCACGATTAGTCTGCAGATGGGCACCAACAAAGGAGCCAGCCAGGCGGGGATGTTAGCACCAGGTACCAGGAGAGACATCTACGATCAGAAGCTAACATTACAGCCAGTGGACAACTCGACAATTTCTCTACAGATGGGTACCAACAAAGTCGCTTCCCAGAAAGGAATGAGTGTGTATGGGCTGGGGCGGCAAGTATATGATCCCAAATACTGTGCTGCTCCAACAGAACCTGTCATTCACAATGGAAGCCAAGGAACAGGAACAAATGGGTCGGAAATCAGTGATAGTGATTATCAGGCAGAATACCCAGATGAATATCATGGCGAGTACCAAGATGACTACCCCAGAGATTACCAATATGGCGACCAAGGCCTTGATTATTAG